From a region of the Prevotella melaninogenica genome:
- a CDS encoding heavy metal translocating P-type ATPase, which produces MKQTIPVIGMACSACSANIEKKLNTLKGVNSASVSLPGRSALIDFNPQVISLEKMKAEINALGYDLVIDKETSVDEIEKREYVLLKRKTVLSWLFSIAVMCVSMRWIDLGSRDIANQVALLIALANMLYCGRQFYVSSFRQLRHGSANMDTLVALSTGIAFLFSAFNTFWGDAVWASRGVVWHTYFDASVMIITFVLTGRLLEEKAKDGTASSIRQMMGMAPKTAHIVDGDKIEEVPLSTIEVGDVLEVRPGEKVPVDGEVIWAESFMTADAAYVDESMITGEPTPAEKKKDSKVLAGTIPSQGKFRMRARQVGEDTALAHIIKMVQEAQGSKAPVQRIVDKAALVFVPVVACIALATFLLWWLIGGNSALPQAIMSAVAVLVIACPCAMGLATPTALMVGIGKAAQKQILIKDAAALESLRKVDVLVTDKTGTLTIPNKNIDFTKADNLPFEERETLKPNAREAMDELQKKGIEVYMMSGDKDEAARYWAEKAGIKHYHSKVLPQDKENLVRQLQAEGKRVAMVGDGINDTQALALADVSIAIGRGTDVAMDVAQVTLMGDDLSAILEAIQLSRNTVRMIWENLFWAFIYNIVCIPLAAGLLYAFGIDWQITPSWASALMAFSSVSVVLNSLRLRWMK; this is translated from the coding sequence ATGAAACAGACAATTCCAGTTATTGGTATGGCTTGTTCAGCCTGTTCAGCCAATATAGAGAAGAAGTTGAATACACTCAAGGGTGTTAATTCTGCTTCTGTTTCGCTACCTGGTCGTTCAGCTTTGATTGATTTCAATCCTCAGGTAATCTCACTTGAGAAGATGAAGGCTGAAATCAATGCACTCGGATACGATTTGGTAATAGATAAGGAGACGTCGGTAGACGAGATAGAGAAGCGTGAGTATGTACTCCTAAAGCGTAAGACCGTGTTATCATGGTTGTTCTCAATCGCTGTGATGTGTGTGTCTATGCGATGGATAGACTTGGGTTCACGTGATATAGCCAACCAGGTTGCATTATTGATAGCCTTGGCAAACATGCTTTATTGCGGTCGCCAGTTCTATGTATCTTCGTTTAGACAGTTGCGTCATGGCAGTGCAAACATGGATACATTGGTGGCTTTGTCTACGGGTATTGCCTTTCTTTTCAGTGCGTTTAACACGTTTTGGGGAGATGCTGTATGGGCAAGTAGGGGAGTTGTATGGCACACCTACTTTGATGCTTCAGTAATGATCATAACCTTCGTGTTGACTGGTCGACTGTTAGAAGAGAAAGCTAAAGACGGTACGGCATCTTCTATTCGTCAGATGATGGGTATGGCTCCGAAGACAGCACATATCGTTGATGGCGACAAGATAGAGGAGGTTCCACTCTCAACCATTGAGGTTGGGGATGTTTTGGAGGTTCGTCCTGGTGAAAAGGTACCTGTAGATGGTGAGGTGATTTGGGCAGAAAGCTTTATGACAGCTGATGCTGCCTACGTTGATGAGAGTATGATAACGGGTGAACCAACGCCTGCGGAGAAGAAAAAAGACTCAAAGGTGTTGGCAGGAACAATACCAAGTCAAGGTAAGTTCCGCATGCGTGCTCGTCAAGTTGGTGAGGATACAGCCTTAGCTCACATAATTAAAATGGTGCAAGAAGCACAAGGTTCAAAGGCTCCAGTCCAACGAATCGTTGATAAGGCAGCCTTAGTATTTGTGCCAGTGGTTGCTTGTATTGCTCTTGCTACCTTCCTTTTATGGTGGTTGATAGGAGGGAATAGTGCTTTACCACAGGCAATTATGTCAGCTGTTGCCGTCTTAGTCATTGCTTGTCCATGTGCAATGGGATTGGCAACACCAACTGCCCTGATGGTAGGAATTGGTAAAGCTGCCCAGAAACAAATCCTTATTAAGGATGCTGCAGCCTTGGAGAGTCTGCGTAAGGTTGATGTGTTGGTGACCGATAAGACGGGAACTTTGACCATTCCAAATAAGAATATTGATTTTACGAAGGCTGATAACCTCCCTTTTGAAGAGCGTGAAACATTAAAGCCTAATGCTCGTGAGGCAATGGATGAGCTACAGAAGAAGGGGATTGAGGTCTATATGATGAGTGGAGATAAGGACGAGGCGGCTCGCTATTGGGCTGAAAAGGCTGGTATAAAACACTATCATAGTAAGGTGTTACCACAAGATAAGGAGAATCTTGTTAGGCAGTTGCAAGCCGAAGGGAAGCGAGTAGCAATGGTTGGTGACGGTATTAACGATACACAAGCTTTGGCTTTGGCAGATGTAAGTATTGCTATTGGTAGGGGAACGGACGTAGCTATGGATGTAGCACAGGTGACACTCATGGGAGATGACTTGTCGGCTATCTTAGAAGCGATACAGTTGAGTCGCAATACAGTGCGTATGATTTGGGAGAATCTCTTCTGGGCTTTCATCTATAACATTGTTTGTATCCCATTAGCAGCAGGTCTGCTTTATGCTTTTGGCATTGATTGGCAGATTACTCCATCGTGGGCAAGTGCGCTGATGGCATTCTCCAGTGTTAGTGTTGTACTTAACAGTCTTCGTTTACGATGGATGAAATAA
- a CDS encoding heavy-metal-associated domain-containing protein, with product MKKNVYAVSGMKCVHCKANVENALKALNGVVSAEANLEDANVTVEYDESKVNPSEIKDAVDNSGRYELSL from the coding sequence ATGAAAAAGAATGTTTATGCAGTAAGCGGTATGAAGTGTGTACATTGTAAGGCAAATGTTGAGAACGCTTTAAAAGCACTCAATGGTGTAGTGTCTGCTGAAGCTAATCTTGAAGATGCTAATGTCACAGTAGAATATGACGAAAGTAAGGTTAATCCTTCTGAAATCAAGGATGCTGTAGACAACAGCGGACGCTATGAGCTGAGTTTGTAA
- a CDS encoding AraC family transcriptional regulator, whose protein sequence is MSTLYIKNMVCDRCKMAVSQTLQQVGLHLQKVELGEVSIEEDPSSVQLSTLRTALKELGFELLDDRRQQTIDHIKSALIRLVHYHDNQSSTNLSDYLSSELRQDYSALSKLFSEVEGKTIERYYIELRIERVKEFIRYDELTLTQIALRMNYSSVAYLSSQFKSVTGMTPSQFKGMKDNLRTSLDKL, encoded by the coding sequence ATGAGTACACTTTATATTAAAAATATGGTTTGTGATCGCTGTAAAATGGCTGTTAGCCAAACTTTGCAGCAGGTTGGACTACACCTCCAAAAGGTTGAATTAGGTGAGGTTAGTATTGAGGAAGACCCTTCTTCTGTCCAACTTTCTACCCTTCGGACAGCCCTTAAAGAGCTTGGTTTCGAACTTCTTGACGACCGTCGTCAACAAACCATCGATCACATCAAGTCTGCTTTAATCAGACTTGTACATTACCATGATAATCAAAGTTCAACTAATCTTAGTGATTATCTGTCATCTGAACTTCGTCAAGACTATAGTGCGCTTTCAAAACTCTTCTCTGAGGTCGAAGGAAAGACTATCGAAAGATATTATATTGAGTTGCGTATAGAACGAGTGAAAGAGTTCATTCGTTATGATGAGTTGACTTTGACGCAGATAGCGCTTCGTATGAATTACTCTTCTGTGGCTTATCTTTCCAGCCAGTTTAAGTCAGTAACTGGTATGACACCCAGTCAGTTCAAGGGGATGAAAGATAATCTTCGAACGTCCTTAGATAAACTTTAG
- a CDS encoding MATE family efflux transporter — protein sequence MHEHIDNYTYLTQAPVHRVIITMAIPTIISMLVTGLYNIADTFFVGKIDTQATAAVGVVFSLMFFVQAMGFFFGHGSGNYISRELGARRHENAIKMASTGFFSSFLVGVIVLILGEIFLTPLSLMLGSTPTILPYTEDYMQVILLGAPFLTSSLTLNNQMRLQGNANFAMYGIVTGAILNVVLDPILIFTCGLGVSGAAWATVIGQAVSFVILFLMTRRGENIAIHFRNFSPSLQRYKEIFYGGSPSMMRQGLACIATMSLNLAAGVYGDSAIAAMSIVGRIAMLSFAVVIGLGQGFQPVCGFCYGAGLYDRLKEAYKFTVTIGTSFLIVLAIIGWMISGTLISVFRDDPEVIAIGVVALRWQLCVFPVNALILASNMLAQTCRKPWRANILAAARQGLFFIPLIFILPSYFGLLGVEMCQAVSDVLSFTLTVPIVIYTFREFTREAAAKKTTV from the coding sequence ATGCACGAACATATAGATAACTATACTTATCTGACGCAAGCACCAGTCCATCGTGTCATTATCACAATGGCGATACCGACTATCATCTCAATGCTTGTGACGGGATTATACAATATTGCCGATACGTTCTTTGTTGGTAAGATTGATACACAAGCTACAGCAGCAGTCGGTGTTGTGTTTTCTCTGATGTTCTTTGTACAGGCAATGGGCTTTTTCTTTGGGCATGGTTCGGGTAATTATATCTCTCGTGAGTTAGGAGCACGTCGTCATGAAAATGCGATAAAGATGGCATCAACAGGCTTTTTTAGTTCGTTTCTTGTTGGAGTAATTGTTCTTATCCTTGGTGAGATATTCCTCACTCCCCTCTCCTTGATGCTTGGAAGTACACCTACCATTCTTCCTTACACAGAAGACTATATGCAAGTCATCCTACTTGGTGCACCTTTCTTAACCTCATCACTTACTTTAAACAACCAGATGCGATTGCAAGGAAACGCCAATTTTGCGATGTATGGTATTGTGACAGGTGCTATATTGAACGTAGTTCTTGACCCAATCCTCATCTTTACTTGCGGTTTGGGTGTTAGCGGTGCTGCGTGGGCAACAGTGATAGGACAGGCTGTGTCCTTCGTTATTCTTTTCTTAATGACGCGCAGAGGAGAGAATATAGCCATTCATTTTCGTAATTTCTCACCCTCATTACAGCGTTATAAGGAGATATTCTATGGTGGCAGTCCTTCCATGATGAGGCAGGGATTGGCTTGTATAGCAACAATGTCATTAAACTTAGCAGCAGGTGTTTATGGTGACTCAGCTATCGCAGCGATGAGTATCGTTGGACGTATCGCAATGCTTTCCTTTGCTGTTGTCATCGGATTGGGACAAGGATTTCAGCCCGTCTGTGGTTTTTGTTATGGAGCAGGCTTATACGACAGGTTGAAGGAAGCCTATAAGTTTACTGTAACTATTGGTACGAGTTTTCTTATCGTGTTAGCTATTATTGGCTGGATGATAAGCGGAACGTTGATAAGTGTCTTCCGTGATGACCCCGAGGTGATTGCTATTGGTGTTGTAGCCTTGCGATGGCAGCTTTGTGTTTTTCCTGTTAATGCTCTTATCTTGGCAAGCAATATGCTTGCTCAGACCTGTCGCAAGCCGTGGCGTGCGAACATTTTGGCAGCAGCCCGACAAGGTTTGTTCTTTATTCCGCTGATATTTATTCTTCCATCTTATTTTGGGCTGTTAGGTGTTGAGATGTGTCAAGCCGTCAGTGATGTGCTCTCTTTCACGCTTACAGTACCTATTGTTATTTATACCTTCCGTGAGTTTACACGTGAAGCAGCAGCAAAGAAAACAACAGTATGA
- a CDS encoding UDP-N-acetyl glucosamine 2-epimerase, producing MKKLCIFCGARPNFIKVAPIIRVINRLSEENSSHKVSYSLVYAGSENDPTLEDQLFDNLSIRRPDVYLGVECENLNELTGQVMSKFEKYLQENPSDVVIVVDDLASTMAAAIVTKKQAITLAHIAAGTRSFDITMPKEINRLVIDGLSDILFTAGFSNNSIANKEGAELSKVYMVGNILIDNIRYDRERIEGMRLSDIDELAGLPLKEGNYLVFTLNRKALLADQDNLERMLHVLSETAGDTPIIAPLRDSAVQVIMALSLKKNIKLHNLHIVKPLGYLEFAYLTAHAKGIITDSGNVAEEATFNGVPCITLNSYTEHIETAKVGSNVLVGEDPELLRSSLSDMVSGTWKKCGVPERWDGRSAERVVQILLERH from the coding sequence ATGAAAAAACTTTGTATCTTTTGTGGTGCACGTCCTAACTTTATAAAGGTAGCACCAATCATCAGGGTAATCAATAGACTTTCTGAGGAGAATAGTTCTCATAAGGTTTCTTATTCATTGGTTTATGCAGGTAGTGAGAATGATCCTACACTCGAAGATCAGCTCTTTGATAATCTCTCTATTCGCAGACCAGATGTTTATCTTGGTGTTGAATGTGAGAACTTGAATGAACTTACAGGTCAGGTGATGTCTAAGTTTGAGAAGTATCTACAAGAGAATCCATCTGATGTGGTTATCGTTGTGGACGATCTTGCTTCTACAATGGCAGCCGCTATTGTGACAAAGAAGCAGGCAATCACCCTTGCGCATATTGCAGCTGGTACTCGTTCATTTGATATAACGATGCCTAAGGAAATCAATCGCTTGGTAATTGACGGTCTTTCTGATATACTTTTTACAGCCGGATTTAGCAACAACAGCATTGCTAACAAGGAAGGAGCAGAGTTGTCAAAGGTTTATATGGTGGGTAATATTCTCATTGATAATATCCGCTATGACCGTGAGCGTATTGAGGGTATGAGGCTTTCGGATATTGACGAGTTGGCAGGTTTACCTTTGAAAGAGGGTAACTACCTTGTCTTTACATTGAACCGTAAGGCGTTGTTGGCTGACCAAGACAATCTTGAACGAATGTTACATGTGTTGAGTGAGACAGCAGGTGATACCCCTATCATTGCTCCTCTTCGCGACTCAGCAGTGCAGGTTATCATGGCACTTAGCTTGAAGAAGAACATCAAACTCCATAACCTCCACATCGTCAAACCATTGGGTTATCTTGAATTTGCTTATCTTACAGCTCATGCTAAGGGTATCATTACTGACTCAGGTAATGTTGCAGAGGAAGCAACATTCAATGGTGTGCCATGTATTACGCTTAATAGCTATACAGAACACATTGAGACTGCAAAGGTAGGTTCTAACGTTTTGGTTGGTGAAGACCCAGAACTGCTCCGTTCTTCATTGAGTGATATGGTGTCAGGAACATGGAAGAAGTGTGGTGTACCTGAGCGTTGGGATGGTCGTTCAGCTGAACGTGTTGTTCAAATCCTACTCGAACGTCATTAA
- a CDS encoding SPFH domain-containing protein: MDMIAYVLIAFVVLALVFAKMSIVIISQSETKIIERLGKYYATLQPGVNIIIPFMDHAKDIVALRAGRYTYTNSIDLREQVYDFDRQNVITKDNIQMQINALLYFQIIDPFKAVYEINNLPNAIEKLTQTTLRNIIGEMELDQTLTSRDTINTKLRAVLDDATNKWGIKVNRVELQDITPPASVSEAMEKQMQAERNKRATILTSEGQKQSAILQSEGEKQAAINRAEANKQQQILIAEGEAQARIRKAEAEAIAIQKITDAVGQSTNPANYLIAQKYIQMLTELAQNNNQKTVYLPFEASNLMGSIGGIKDMFK; this comes from the coding sequence ATGGATATGATAGCTTATGTGCTGATTGCATTTGTTGTGTTAGCACTCGTTTTTGCTAAGATGTCAATCGTGATTATCTCACAGAGTGAGACAAAGATTATCGAACGTCTTGGTAAGTATTATGCAACCCTTCAACCAGGTGTCAATATTATTATACCTTTCATGGACCATGCAAAGGATATTGTGGCATTGCGTGCAGGACGTTATACTTATACAAACTCAATTGACTTGCGTGAGCAGGTGTACGACTTTGATCGCCAGAATGTGATTACAAAGGATAATATTCAGATGCAGATAAATGCACTGCTTTATTTCCAAATTATCGATCCATTCAAGGCTGTGTATGAGATTAATAACTTGCCAAATGCTATTGAGAAGTTGACACAGACCACACTTCGTAATATCATTGGTGAGATGGAACTTGACCAAACACTGACTTCTCGTGATACGATTAATACTAAATTGCGTGCCGTTCTTGATGATGCTACAAACAAGTGGGGTATCAAGGTGAATCGTGTTGAGCTTCAGGATATTACTCCTCCAGCAAGTGTTTCTGAGGCAATGGAGAAGCAGATGCAGGCTGAACGTAACAAACGAGCAACTATTCTTACCAGTGAAGGACAGAAGCAGTCAGCTATTCTCCAGTCTGAAGGTGAGAAACAAGCAGCTATCAACCGAGCTGAAGCTAACAAACAGCAGCAGATTTTGATTGCAGAAGGTGAGGCACAAGCACGCATTCGTAAGGCAGAAGCTGAGGCTATTGCCATTCAGAAGATTACAGATGCTGTTGGTCAGAGTACGAATCCAGCAAACTATCTTATTGCACAGAAGTACATTCAGATGCTTACAGAACTCGCACAGAATAACAACCAGAAGACTGTTTACCTGCCATTTGAGGCAAGTAATCTCATGGGTTCTATCGGTGGGATTAAGGATATGTTTAAGTAA
- a CDS encoding NfeD family protein: protein MMDYLIQNLWLTWLLVGLVCLILEMMNGDFYIMCFAIGSFCASLTSAFTDSIVVHVIVFVIFSILSIFLVRPIALKYLHQGADKRLSNAEALIGREGKVTDTIEAGGYGRVKVDGDSWKAQSVDGTEIDSGAAVRILRLDSIIVTVERC from the coding sequence ATGATGGATTATCTGATACAAAACCTGTGGTTAACATGGTTGTTAGTGGGTCTTGTTTGTCTGATTTTAGAGATGATGAACGGAGATTTCTACATTATGTGTTTTGCAATAGGCAGTTTCTGTGCTTCACTTACTTCCGCATTTACGGATAGCATAGTTGTTCACGTGATAGTCTTTGTCATTTTCTCGATATTGAGTATATTCTTAGTACGACCGATTGCGCTTAAATATCTTCATCAAGGTGCGGATAAAAGATTAAGTAATGCTGAAGCATTGATTGGTCGTGAAGGAAAGGTAACAGATACGATTGAGGCTGGTGGATACGGCAGAGTAAAGGTAGACGGTGACTCATGGAAGGCACAGTCTGTTGATGGAACGGAAATAGATTCGGGTGCTGCTGTGCGTATTTTACGACTTGACTCTATTATCGTAACGGTCGAACGTTGTTAA
- a CDS encoding M48 family metallopeptidase, which translates to MKIKYFLMAAVVALMTACGTASKVPLTGRTHRISISDAQLLSLSNQEYTKFVASAKRSTDAKNTAMVQRVGRNLANAVETYLRNNGYANEINNFKWEFNLVQDKQANAFCMPGGKIVVYEGLLPYTQNEASLAIVLGHEIAHAVAKHSAEQITKQMNQQMGTNILGTVLNSTVGSGVGDIASQVAGGYFSFRNLKYSRDNESEADYMGLIFAAMAGYDPANAVTFWQRMAAATNSSRSEILSDHPSDARRIENIKKWLPEAEKYYRGRGSNRVSSTGYPQSSKTLHIGGSSSSKRSNRR; encoded by the coding sequence ATGAAGATTAAGTATTTCTTAATGGCAGCTGTTGTCGCTTTGATGACAGCCTGTGGTACGGCTTCAAAAGTTCCATTGACGGGTCGTACACATCGTATCAGTATTTCTGATGCGCAGCTTCTTAGCCTCAGTAATCAGGAATATACAAAGTTTGTGGCATCAGCAAAACGTTCTACTGATGCAAAGAATACAGCTATGGTGCAGCGTGTAGGTCGTAACCTTGCTAACGCGGTGGAGACTTACTTACGTAATAATGGTTATGCCAATGAGATTAATAACTTCAAGTGGGAGTTTAATCTCGTTCAAGACAAGCAGGCTAACGCCTTTTGTATGCCTGGCGGTAAGATTGTTGTTTACGAAGGATTATTGCCTTACACACAGAATGAAGCAAGTTTAGCAATCGTTTTAGGTCACGAGATTGCGCATGCTGTGGCTAAGCACAGTGCTGAGCAGATTACAAAGCAGATGAATCAACAGATGGGAACCAATATATTGGGAACTGTCTTGAACTCTACTGTTGGTAGTGGAGTAGGCGATATCGCTTCACAGGTAGCGGGTGGATACTTCTCTTTCCGTAATTTGAAGTACAGTCGTGATAATGAAAGTGAAGCTGACTACATGGGACTTATCTTTGCTGCGATGGCTGGATATGACCCTGCGAATGCCGTAACATTCTGGCAACGAATGGCTGCAGCAACTAATAGTAGTCGTTCTGAGATACTGAGCGACCACCCTTCTGATGCTCGTCGTATTGAGAATATCAAGAAGTGGCTGCCAGAAGCAGAGAAATATTATCGTGGTCGTGGCTCTAATCGTGTCTCTTCTACGGGATATCCACAGTCATCAAAAACATTGCATATAGGTGGTTCTTCATCTTCTAAACGCTCAAACAGACGTTGA
- a CDS encoding MFS transporter, which produces MHEEQKIINGIPIVDQWHSYWLWLPTLYLTRGLPYVILLMTSLVYFNRMGLSNGAITLTTSWLILPFILRPLLGRLVVGYWSKYAWIILTELVMALSLGGLAFMASSVDWFEWTVFFLMIIATMAALHDVAIERLYKRETALHNRPAFIGTRAISYMLSIIVGMAIPVTIAGNLEVIYRTVAPSWATIFRVLSVLLTCLMLLHAIILPKDNMHANLPIWTGVTRQWWHDVKAAFVRRPHYVANLCFLFAFLIPEGMFFRIAPLFLIDPGSNAGLALSPQELGLVLGTVGMFSLIGGSALGANLVRRDGLKRWLWLFVIALILPKFVFVYLSYYFVSTLSIINLCMIIEQFGTGLGLTVYVVWLAHCTKGEHSTFTYSIGTAITAFSLVMTGWFTGFLQEYVGYRLFFLLVAILGVISFIVTYFIPVTNEIGKRKKMG; this is translated from the coding sequence ATGCACGAGGAACAGAAGATAATCAATGGAATTCCTATTGTAGACCAGTGGCATAGCTATTGGCTCTGGCTTCCTACGCTCTATTTGACACGTGGACTACCGTATGTTATCTTGTTGATGACTTCATTAGTCTATTTCAACAGAATGGGCTTGTCAAATGGTGCTATCACGCTGACGACATCGTGGTTAATACTACCCTTTATCCTCCGACCTTTGTTAGGTAGATTGGTCGTTGGCTATTGGAGTAAGTATGCGTGGATAATTCTTACAGAGCTTGTTATGGCACTGAGCCTTGGTGGATTGGCGTTTATGGCATCATCTGTTGATTGGTTTGAGTGGACTGTCTTCTTCTTAATGATAATTGCAACGATGGCTGCCTTGCATGATGTGGCTATCGAAAGACTGTATAAGCGTGAAACGGCCTTGCATAATCGTCCTGCTTTTATTGGTACGCGCGCCATTTCTTATATGCTTTCTATCATTGTGGGAATGGCTATTCCTGTTACGATAGCAGGAAACTTAGAGGTCATTTATAGGACAGTAGCACCTTCATGGGCAACTATTTTTAGGGTTCTGTCAGTCTTATTGACCTGTTTGATGCTACTTCATGCTATCATACTTCCCAAAGATAATATGCATGCGAACCTCCCTATATGGACAGGAGTGACACGTCAATGGTGGCATGATGTCAAGGCTGCCTTTGTTCGTCGTCCTCATTATGTGGCAAACTTGTGTTTCCTTTTTGCCTTTTTAATACCCGAAGGGATGTTTTTTAGAATAGCACCACTCTTCTTGATTGATCCAGGAAGTAATGCTGGATTAGCTCTTTCACCACAGGAGTTAGGATTAGTATTGGGAACAGTGGGTATGTTTTCGTTAATTGGAGGCAGTGCCTTAGGAGCTAATCTGGTACGTCGTGACGGCTTGAAGCGTTGGTTATGGCTGTTTGTTATAGCTTTGATCTTGCCAAAGTTTGTCTTTGTTTATCTCAGTTATTACTTTGTTTCCACCTTATCAATTATCAATCTTTGTATGATTATCGAACAGTTTGGAACAGGTTTGGGATTAACAGTTTATGTTGTATGGCTCGCTCATTGTACGAAAGGGGAGCACTCCACATTTACTTATTCAATAGGTACGGCAATAACAGCCTTCTCGTTGGTGATGACAGGATGGTTTACAGGTTTCTTGCAGGAGTATGTGGGTTATCGTCTATTCTTCCTTCTTGTGGCAATATTGGGTGTTATCAGCTTTATAGTGACCTACTTTATTCCCGTAACAAACGAGATAGGAAAACGAAAAAAGATGGGTTAA